The proteins below are encoded in one region of Chroicocephalus ridibundus chromosome 9, bChrRid1.1, whole genome shotgun sequence:
- the TEX9 gene encoding testis-expressed protein 9 isoform X1, whose product MAASGGVRRGGGLPGVRRTPGGHPRPPAAVGTGLVSGELLAKEAEYKRLNAELEAKTAKLVRQAEEIMNGQQEILSRPVSVQSKSREDGRQRDPLCPEVSSLIHSYAKLANKKKCASVPMAQNRPYSGSKGRRTTSSSKIRNPEVQSTDDVAGLEDCVDFSLAKTISKIEEKLEKGGLPDCLDNDDIIPSIGNEMGAEARIRFLKVKLRVTQEELDSVVCECRKKDDENQNLKSRLKDMEEENTRLQRTISMQRSQTEKYKMLSQEAKKKSEVLQQEVIALEKDLENLKRVQKQATTSQSAIEVRLNRALEETERYKVELNKLKQSTKDVANQELKTIEELKTENKKLQKQKGELMTGFKKQLKLIDILKRQKQMEVFVRNQMTPSGKPGDKMGEASALF is encoded by the exons ATGGCGGCGAGCGGCGGGGTCCGGCGGGGTGGGGGCCTGCCCGGG GTGCGGAGAACGCCCGGCGGGCACCCCCGACCCCCCGCCGCCGTGGGGACCGGCCTGGTGAGCGGCGAGTTGCTGGCCAAGGAGGCGGAGTACAA GCGACTGAATGCAGAACTAGAAGCAAAAACAGCGAAACTAGTGCGTCAGGCTGAAGAAATAATG aacgGCCAACAGGAGATACTATCTAGACCAGTTTCAGTACAGTCTAAGTCACGTGAAGACGGCAGACAGAG agatcCACTCTGTCCTGAAGTTTCATCTCTTATACACTCATATGCCAAG ctAGCAAACAAGAAGAAATGTGCTTCCGTGCCAATGGCTCAGAACAGACCGTACTCTGGAAGTAAGGGAAGAAGAACAACTTCAAG ttcaaaaataaGAAACCCAGAAGTACAAAGTACTGATGATGTTGCAGGACTGGAAGATTGCGTAgatttttctttagcaaaaacAATAagcaaaattgaagaaaaactAGAGAAAGGAGGCTTACCGGACTGTCTAGATAATGATGATATTATTCCAAGCATTGGAAATGAAATGGGAGCAG AAGCTCGAATCAGGTTTCTTAAGGTAAAGTTACGTGTTACGCAGGAAGAGCTGGATAGCGTAGTGTGTGAATGCAGGAAAAAG GATGatgaaaatcagaatttaaaatctCGACTTAAAgatatggaagaagaaaacaccaGACTGCAACGAACAATCAGTATGCAACGTTCTCAGACTGAAAAGTACAAAATGTTGTctcaagaagcaaaaaaaaaaagcgaagtgTTACAACAAGAGGTCATTGCGCTAGAAAAG GACTTGGAGAATCTAAAGCGTGTACAAAAGCAGGCCACAACCAGTCAGAGTGCAATAGAGGTTCGCTTAAACAGGGCcctggaagaaacagaaaggtaTAAAGTGGAGCTGAATAAACTGAAGCAAAGTACCAAG GATGTAGCTAACCAAGAACTCAAAACAATTgaagaattaaaaacagaaaacaagaaactgcagaaacaaaaaggagagcTAATGAcaggttttaaaaagcagttgaAGTTAATTGATATTTTAAAGAGACAAAAG
- the TEX9 gene encoding testis-expressed protein 9 isoform X4 has translation MAASGGVRRGGGLPGVRRTPGGHPRPPAAVGTGLVSGELLAKEAEYKRLNAELEAKTAKLVRQAEEIMNGQQEILSRPVSVQSKSREDGRQRDPLCPEVSSLIHSYAKLANKKKCASVPMAQNRPYSGSKGRRTTSSSKIRNPEVQSTDDVAGLEDCVDFSLAKTISKIEEKLEKGGLPDCLDNDDIIPSIGNEMGAEARIRFLKVKLRVTQEELDSVVCECRKKDLENLKRVQKQATTSQSAIEVRLNRALEETERYKVELNKLKQSTKDVANQELKTIEELKTENKKLQKQKGELMTGFKKQLKLIDILKRQKQMEVFVRNQMTPSGKPGDKMGEASALF, from the exons ATGGCGGCGAGCGGCGGGGTCCGGCGGGGTGGGGGCCTGCCCGGG GTGCGGAGAACGCCCGGCGGGCACCCCCGACCCCCCGCCGCCGTGGGGACCGGCCTGGTGAGCGGCGAGTTGCTGGCCAAGGAGGCGGAGTACAA GCGACTGAATGCAGAACTAGAAGCAAAAACAGCGAAACTAGTGCGTCAGGCTGAAGAAATAATG aacgGCCAACAGGAGATACTATCTAGACCAGTTTCAGTACAGTCTAAGTCACGTGAAGACGGCAGACAGAG agatcCACTCTGTCCTGAAGTTTCATCTCTTATACACTCATATGCCAAG ctAGCAAACAAGAAGAAATGTGCTTCCGTGCCAATGGCTCAGAACAGACCGTACTCTGGAAGTAAGGGAAGAAGAACAACTTCAAG ttcaaaaataaGAAACCCAGAAGTACAAAGTACTGATGATGTTGCAGGACTGGAAGATTGCGTAgatttttctttagcaaaaacAATAagcaaaattgaagaaaaactAGAGAAAGGAGGCTTACCGGACTGTCTAGATAATGATGATATTATTCCAAGCATTGGAAATGAAATGGGAGCAG AAGCTCGAATCAGGTTTCTTAAGGTAAAGTTACGTGTTACGCAGGAAGAGCTGGATAGCGTAGTGTGTGAATGCAGGAAAAAG GACTTGGAGAATCTAAAGCGTGTACAAAAGCAGGCCACAACCAGTCAGAGTGCAATAGAGGTTCGCTTAAACAGGGCcctggaagaaacagaaaggtaTAAAGTGGAGCTGAATAAACTGAAGCAAAGTACCAAG GATGTAGCTAACCAAGAACTCAAAACAATTgaagaattaaaaacagaaaacaagaaactgcagaaacaaaaaggagagcTAATGAcaggttttaaaaagcagttgaAGTTAATTGATATTTTAAAGAGACAAAAG
- the TEX9 gene encoding testis-expressed protein 9 isoform X5, giving the protein MAASGGVRRGGGLPGVRRTPGGHPRPPAAVGTGLVSGELLAKEAEYKRLNAELEAKTAKLVRQAEEIMNGQQEILSRPVSVQSKSREDGRQRDPLCPEVSSLIHSYAKLANKKKCASVPMAQNRPYSGSKGRRTTSSSKIRNPEVQSTDDVAGLEDCVDFSLAKTISKIEEKLEKGGLPDCLDNDDIIPSIGNEMGAEARIRFLKVKLRVTQEELDSVVCECRKKDLENLKRVQKQATTSQSAIEVRLNRALEETERYKVELNKLKQSTKDVANQELKTIEELKTENKKLQKQKGELMTGFKKQLKLIDILKRQKMHIEAAKMLSFTEEEFMKALEWGNY; this is encoded by the exons ATGGCGGCGAGCGGCGGGGTCCGGCGGGGTGGGGGCCTGCCCGGG GTGCGGAGAACGCCCGGCGGGCACCCCCGACCCCCCGCCGCCGTGGGGACCGGCCTGGTGAGCGGCGAGTTGCTGGCCAAGGAGGCGGAGTACAA GCGACTGAATGCAGAACTAGAAGCAAAAACAGCGAAACTAGTGCGTCAGGCTGAAGAAATAATG aacgGCCAACAGGAGATACTATCTAGACCAGTTTCAGTACAGTCTAAGTCACGTGAAGACGGCAGACAGAG agatcCACTCTGTCCTGAAGTTTCATCTCTTATACACTCATATGCCAAG ctAGCAAACAAGAAGAAATGTGCTTCCGTGCCAATGGCTCAGAACAGACCGTACTCTGGAAGTAAGGGAAGAAGAACAACTTCAAG ttcaaaaataaGAAACCCAGAAGTACAAAGTACTGATGATGTTGCAGGACTGGAAGATTGCGTAgatttttctttagcaaaaacAATAagcaaaattgaagaaaaactAGAGAAAGGAGGCTTACCGGACTGTCTAGATAATGATGATATTATTCCAAGCATTGGAAATGAAATGGGAGCAG AAGCTCGAATCAGGTTTCTTAAGGTAAAGTTACGTGTTACGCAGGAAGAGCTGGATAGCGTAGTGTGTGAATGCAGGAAAAAG GACTTGGAGAATCTAAAGCGTGTACAAAAGCAGGCCACAACCAGTCAGAGTGCAATAGAGGTTCGCTTAAACAGGGCcctggaagaaacagaaaggtaTAAAGTGGAGCTGAATAAACTGAAGCAAAGTACCAAG GATGTAGCTAACCAAGAACTCAAAACAATTgaagaattaaaaacagaaaacaagaaactgcagaaacaaaaaggagagcTAATGAcaggttttaaaaagcagttgaAGTTAATTGATATTTTAAAGAGACAAAAG
- the TEX9 gene encoding testis-expressed protein 9 isoform X2, translated as MAASGGVRRGGGLPGVRRTPGGHPRPPAAVGTGLVSGELLAKEAEYKRLNAELEAKTAKLVRQAEEIMNGQQEILSRPVSVQSKSREDGRQRDPLCPEVSSLIHSYAKLANKKKCASVPMAQNRPYSGSKGRRTTSSSKIRNPEVQSTDDVAGLEDCVDFSLAKTISKIEEKLEKGGLPDCLDNDDIIPSIGNEMGAEARIRFLKVKLRVTQEELDSVVCECRKKDDENQNLKSRLKDMEEENTRLQRTISMQRSQTEKYKMLSQEAKKKSEVLQQEVIALEKDLENLKRVQKQATTSQSAIEVRLNRALEETERYKVELNKLKQSTKDVANQELKTIEELKTENKKLQKQKGELMTGFKKQLKLIDILKRQKMHIEAAKMLSFTEEEFMKALEWGNY; from the exons ATGGCGGCGAGCGGCGGGGTCCGGCGGGGTGGGGGCCTGCCCGGG GTGCGGAGAACGCCCGGCGGGCACCCCCGACCCCCCGCCGCCGTGGGGACCGGCCTGGTGAGCGGCGAGTTGCTGGCCAAGGAGGCGGAGTACAA GCGACTGAATGCAGAACTAGAAGCAAAAACAGCGAAACTAGTGCGTCAGGCTGAAGAAATAATG aacgGCCAACAGGAGATACTATCTAGACCAGTTTCAGTACAGTCTAAGTCACGTGAAGACGGCAGACAGAG agatcCACTCTGTCCTGAAGTTTCATCTCTTATACACTCATATGCCAAG ctAGCAAACAAGAAGAAATGTGCTTCCGTGCCAATGGCTCAGAACAGACCGTACTCTGGAAGTAAGGGAAGAAGAACAACTTCAAG ttcaaaaataaGAAACCCAGAAGTACAAAGTACTGATGATGTTGCAGGACTGGAAGATTGCGTAgatttttctttagcaaaaacAATAagcaaaattgaagaaaaactAGAGAAAGGAGGCTTACCGGACTGTCTAGATAATGATGATATTATTCCAAGCATTGGAAATGAAATGGGAGCAG AAGCTCGAATCAGGTTTCTTAAGGTAAAGTTACGTGTTACGCAGGAAGAGCTGGATAGCGTAGTGTGTGAATGCAGGAAAAAG GATGatgaaaatcagaatttaaaatctCGACTTAAAgatatggaagaagaaaacaccaGACTGCAACGAACAATCAGTATGCAACGTTCTCAGACTGAAAAGTACAAAATGTTGTctcaagaagcaaaaaaaaaaagcgaagtgTTACAACAAGAGGTCATTGCGCTAGAAAAG GACTTGGAGAATCTAAAGCGTGTACAAAAGCAGGCCACAACCAGTCAGAGTGCAATAGAGGTTCGCTTAAACAGGGCcctggaagaaacagaaaggtaTAAAGTGGAGCTGAATAAACTGAAGCAAAGTACCAAG GATGTAGCTAACCAAGAACTCAAAACAATTgaagaattaaaaacagaaaacaagaaactgcagaaacaaaaaggagagcTAATGAcaggttttaaaaagcagttgaAGTTAATTGATATTTTAAAGAGACAAAAG
- the TEX9 gene encoding testis-expressed protein 9 isoform X3 translates to MAASGGVRRGGGLPGVRRTPGGHPRPPAAVGTGLVSGELLAKEAEYKRLNAELEAKTAKLVRQAEEIMNGQQEILSRPVSVQSKSREDGRQRDPLCPEVSSLIHSYAKLANKKKCASVPMAQNRPYSGSKGRRTTSSSKIRNPEVQSTDDVAGLEDCVDFSLAKTISKIEEKLEKGGLPDCLDNDDIIPSIGNEMGAEARIRFLKVKLRVTQEELDSVVCECRKKDDENQNLKSRLKDMEEENTRLQRTISMQRSQTEKYKMLSQEAKKKSEVLQQEVIALEKDLENLKRVQKQATTSQSAIEVRLNRALEETERYKVELNKLKQSTKDVANQELKTIEELKTENKKLQKQKGELMTGFKKQLKLIDILKRQKDKGGSVIGGRGFPVEEDFFWQ, encoded by the exons ATGGCGGCGAGCGGCGGGGTCCGGCGGGGTGGGGGCCTGCCCGGG GTGCGGAGAACGCCCGGCGGGCACCCCCGACCCCCCGCCGCCGTGGGGACCGGCCTGGTGAGCGGCGAGTTGCTGGCCAAGGAGGCGGAGTACAA GCGACTGAATGCAGAACTAGAAGCAAAAACAGCGAAACTAGTGCGTCAGGCTGAAGAAATAATG aacgGCCAACAGGAGATACTATCTAGACCAGTTTCAGTACAGTCTAAGTCACGTGAAGACGGCAGACAGAG agatcCACTCTGTCCTGAAGTTTCATCTCTTATACACTCATATGCCAAG ctAGCAAACAAGAAGAAATGTGCTTCCGTGCCAATGGCTCAGAACAGACCGTACTCTGGAAGTAAGGGAAGAAGAACAACTTCAAG ttcaaaaataaGAAACCCAGAAGTACAAAGTACTGATGATGTTGCAGGACTGGAAGATTGCGTAgatttttctttagcaaaaacAATAagcaaaattgaagaaaaactAGAGAAAGGAGGCTTACCGGACTGTCTAGATAATGATGATATTATTCCAAGCATTGGAAATGAAATGGGAGCAG AAGCTCGAATCAGGTTTCTTAAGGTAAAGTTACGTGTTACGCAGGAAGAGCTGGATAGCGTAGTGTGTGAATGCAGGAAAAAG GATGatgaaaatcagaatttaaaatctCGACTTAAAgatatggaagaagaaaacaccaGACTGCAACGAACAATCAGTATGCAACGTTCTCAGACTGAAAAGTACAAAATGTTGTctcaagaagcaaaaaaaaaaagcgaagtgTTACAACAAGAGGTCATTGCGCTAGAAAAG GACTTGGAGAATCTAAAGCGTGTACAAAAGCAGGCCACAACCAGTCAGAGTGCAATAGAGGTTCGCTTAAACAGGGCcctggaagaaacagaaaggtaTAAAGTGGAGCTGAATAAACTGAAGCAAAGTACCAAG GATGTAGCTAACCAAGAACTCAAAACAATTgaagaattaaaaacagaaaacaagaaactgcagaaacaaaaaggagagcTAATGAcaggttttaaaaagcagttgaAGTTAATTGATATTTTAAAGAGACAAAAG